GCGGTTAAAAAAATACGACCCCAAGCTGTTATGCGTAACCTCTCTTACTGAAGAGCTGGCCTTGCAACAAGCTCGCGAAGCCGACAAAGAGATTCGCCGCGGCAAATACCGCGGGCCCCTGCACGGCGTGCCCTTTGGCGTGAAAGACTTGTTCAGCACCAAGGGCTACAAAACCACCTGGGGCTCGGTGCCTTATAAAGATCAGGTTCTCGAAGAAGACGCCGCCGTGGTAACGCGCCTGCGCGATGCCGGCGGGGTGCTGGTGGCCAAGTTTACCCTAGGCGAGCTTGCCATGGGCGACGTGTGGTACGGCGGCATGACGCGCAGCCCCTGGGATATCAGCAAGGGCAGCAGCGGCTCGTCGGCTGGCTCGGCATCGGCGGTAGCTGCCGGTTTGGTGCCCTACGCCATCGGTACCGAAACCCTAGGTTCGATTGTAAGCCCCAGCACAGCGTGCGGCACAACTGGCCTGCGCCCGACTTTTGGCCGCGTAAGCCGCCACGGCGCCATGGCTCTGAGCTGGTCGATGGACAAGATCGGGCCTATTACGCGCTCGGTCGAAGACTGTGCTCTGGTGTTTAATGCTTTGGAGGGCGAAGACCCGCGTGATCCGGCCACGCTGTTGATTCCGCGCTACGGCACACAGTTTCAGTATGCTTTCAACGTTGACCTGAAAAAGCTGCGCATCGGCTACGTAAAAGCCGATTTCGACCGCACGTACCCCACCAAAGCCAACGACCAGGCCGTGCTGGAAACCCTGCGCAAGCTGGGCGTGCAGCTCGTTGAGCTGGAACTGCCCAAGCTGCCGGCCGGCGACATGACCTTCCTGCTCACGGCCGAGGGCGCCGCCGCCTTCGACGACCTCACCCGCTCGGGCCGCGATGCCAGCATGGTAAAGCAAGACCGCAATGCCTGGCCCAACCTGTTCCGGGCTTCGCGCTTTGTGCCGGCCGTGGAGTACATCCAGGCCCAGCGTGCCCGCCGCTTGCTGATTGAAGAACTGGATGCCCGCATCAAAGACCTCGACGGGTACGTGGCGCCTTCGTTCAGCAGCAACCTCGTGATTACCAACCTCACCGGCCACCCGGCCGTGGTAGTGCCCAACGGCTTCCGGCCCGGCGGGCTGCCCAGCACCATCACCTTCACGGGGCAGCTGTACCAGGAGGCCAAGCTGCTGGCCCTGGCCAAGGCTTACCAGGACGCCACCGAGTTCGACGAAAAGCACCCGCCGCTCAACTTCTAACCCTAGGTGACAACTCCCGACCAACCCCTTGCAGCCTCGTTGGCCGCGCGCTGGCAACAAACGGTAGCCCCGCTGTTGCCGGCCGCAGCCGGCGAGGCTGCCTGGTGTTACGTGCTAGGTGCTTACGCAGGTTCCGACCGGCATTACCACGCCTTGCCGCACCTGGTCACCATGTTTGCAGTGCTTGATGCCCACCCCGAGAAAGCACCCGATGCGGCGGTGCTGGAGCTGGCCGTGTGGTTTCACGATGCCGTGTACGACCCCTTGCGCCACGACAACGAAGCCCGCAGCGCCGAGGCCGCCCGGCAGCACCTGCAAGGCAGTCGCCTCACGGCCGAGCAGCTCGCCCGCCTCGATTACCTCATCCGGCGCACGCAGCACCACGCCCGCACCGAGCCCAACGACGGCCCCGATACGGCTTTGCTGCTCGATGCTGATTTGTGGATCCTGGGTGCCGAGCCTGCGCAATACGCCGCCTACGCCCGGCAAGTGCGGCAGGAGTACCACCTGGTGCCCAAGCTGCTGTACCGCCCCGGCCGGGCCAAAGTGCTGCGCCATTTGCTTGAGGCCCCGCAACTCTACCGCACCAGCTACGCACAGCAACACCGCGACGCGGCCGCCCGGCGCAACCTCGCCGCCGAGCTGCAAGCCTGGGAAGCCGGCCGCGGCCTCGACGACCTAGGCGTATGACCTAAACTGCCCCTAGGTGCCCGGAGCTGGTTGCAACGGCGGCACCTAGGGCTTGTCTTTCGCGATGCGTAAGTTGCGCTTCGTCCTTTCTCTCCCCCGAATACCACCTTTATGCGTTTTTCTAGTGCGCTGCGGCTGCTGGCTTTGTGGCCGGTAGCAGCCGTTGCCCAAACTCCGCAGGCTGGTTCGCCGCTGGCGCCGCTTACCGTCGAGAAAATCATGCGCGAGCCGGCCCAATGGCTCGGCGGTCTGCCCTCGGCCCAGTACTGGAGCGAAGACGGCAAGCGCATTTACTTTCAGTGGAACCCCGAGCGCGCCCGCCGCGACTCGCTCTACTACACCACGCCCGATGGTAAGGCGCCGCGCAAAGTAAGCCTGGCCGAGCAGCGCCAGCTGCCCTCCGCCCGCGGCGACTACGATGCCGCCCACACCCTCAAGGTGTACGAGAAGGACGGCGACATTTACTTGCTCGAGCTGAAATCGGGCAAAACGCGGCGCATCACCAACACCGCCGAGCGCGAGATGGAGCCTGAATTTGCCCTGCAAGGCAAAGCGGTAAGCTACACCCGCAACGGCAACCTGTTTACCTGGGACCCCGCCACCGGCGAGACGACCCAGCGCACGGATTTCCGGCGGGGGCAGCGGCCGCCCGGCCCATCTACGGATAAATCGGAGAAGTACCTGCGGGCGCAGCAGCTGGCCCTTTTTCAGGTGATTAAACAGCGCGAGCAAGACCGCGAGGCCCGCGAGCGGCTGCAAAAGGCCCTGGCCAAGCTGCGGCCCAAGCCCATTTACCTAGGCAACCAAACCGTCGAGAACCTGCGCCTCTCGCCCGATGGCCGCTACGTAACCTACTCGCTGGTGCAGGCCCCCACCAACGATAAGGTAGCTATTGTGCCGGCCTTCGTCACGGCTTCGGGTTTTACCGAAGACATCAACACCCGCAACAAAGTAGGCGCTCCGCAAACGGCCTACGAGCTGGGCATTTACGACATCGGCCGCGACACTACCTTTGTGCTCGGCTATAAAGAGCTGAAGGGCCTCGACGAGCAGCCCGCCTACCGCAAAGAGTACGCCCTGAAGGCCAAAGCTCCCGTGCCCGCCGAAGGCGACAAAGCCAACGGCAAAGACAAGCCCGCCACCGAGCTGCGCCGCGTAATACCCCACGGGCCGTACTGGAACGACTCCGGCCAGCGCGCTTTTCTGGTGATGCGCTCCACCGACAACAAAGACCGGTGGATTGTGTCGCTCGACCCCGCCACCCAGAAAATAGCTCTGCTCGACCGCCAGCGCGACGAAGCCTGGATTAACGGCCCCGGCATTGGCTACGAAGCCGGCAACGTAGGCTGGATGCCCGATGGCCGCCGCATGTACTTCCAGAGCGAAGAAACCGGGTACTCGCACCTCTACACCGTGGATGCGGTTTCGGGACAGAAAAAAGCCTTAACCAGCGGCAACTTCGAAGTGCAGCAAGCCAAGCTCAGCCGCGACAAGAAGACCTGGTACCTCACGGCCAACAAGTCGCACCCCGGCGAGCAGCACTTCTACCGCATGCCAGCCGAAGGCGGTCAGCTCACGCAAATCACTACCCAAAGCGGTGCCCACGAGGTAGTTCTTTCGCCCGACGAGAAAACCCTGGCCGTGCGCTACAGCTACGCCAACAAGCCCTGGGAGCTGTACGTGATGGACAACAAGCCCGGCGCCAAAATGCGTCAGCTCACGCGCTCCACCACCAAGGAGTTCGAGAGCTACAAGTGGCGCGAGCCCGAGGTAATAACCTACAAAGCCCAGGACGGCGCCCTGGTGCACGCCCGCCTCTACCGCCCCGCGCAGCAGGACCCCACCCGGCCGGCCGTCATCTTCGTGCACGGGGCCGGCTACCTGCAGAACGCGCATAAGTGGTGGAGCCAGTACTTCCGCGAGTACATGTTCCATAACCTGCTCGCCGACCGCGGCTATACCGTGCTCGATGTGGATTACCGCGGCTCGGCCGGCTACGGCCGCGACTGGCGCACCGGCATCTACCGCTACATGGGCGGCAAAGACCTCTCCGACCACGTCGATGGCGCCAAGCTGCTGGTGGAGAAGTACAACGTCGATCCGCAGCGCATCGGCATCTACGGCGGCTCCTACGGTGGCTTCATTACCCTCATGGCCATGTTCACGCAGCCCGAGGTATTCAAGTCGGGTGCTGCCCTGCGCTCCGTTACCGACTGGGCCCACTACAACCACGGCTACACCGACAACATCCTCAACGAGCCCTACAACGACTCCGTGGCCTACGCCCGCTCGTCGCCCATCAACTACGCCGAGGGCCTGAAGGGCAACCTGCTGATGTGCCACGGCATGGTCGATACCAACGTGCACTTCCAGGACATCGTGCGCCTCACGCAACGCCTTATCGAGCTTGGCAAAGACAACTGGGAACTGGCCGTGTACCCCGTGGAGGACCACGGCTTCGTGGAGCCTTCGTCGTGGACCGATGAGTACAAGCGCATCCTGAAGCTGTTCGAAACCACGCTACGCAACCAGCCGGGCACTGCGGGGGCAGGCTCCGCTGCCGGCAGCACGGGCGGTAAGTAGCACCTAGGGATAAGCCCGACAAAGCAAAGCGGCCGCGCCCTAGGTTGGGCGCGGCCGCTTTGCTTAAGGCAAAATTCCTGTGTAAGTAAATGATTACTCCTTGGCGTCGGAGTTGCCGTTGATCTGGAACGCGAGGCTTACAGCTAAGCTGAGGGTGCGTGCCTTGTAATCGTAGCCGCGGTAATAAGGCGTATCGAAGTAGCGCACCACAAACGGGTCGTAGTAGTTGCTGAGGCCGTAGCGGCGGGCATAGAGCATCAGCGTAACGCGGTCGTGCCGCAGGCCCACCTCCAGGTACGGCAGGCGCGTGCTCTCAAAACCATCGAGCCCGTAGGAGCTGCTGACGGCGCCCAGCCGCGGCGTGGTGGTGTAGTGCAGCTCATTGGCCTCGAAGCGCTGAAAAGCGTGGGCCGGATACACGTGCAAGCCTGTTCCGGCTACCAGTTGCAGCCGGCTACCCAGGGGGCGCAGGTAGCGCAGGCCCAGCTCGATGGAAGTAAAGGAACCGCGCCAATCGAGCGTGCCCTGGTAGTTAGCCGAGCCTGCCGGCGAGGATACGCGTGCGGTACGCCCAAAGCCCGATCGGTTAACGGCAGTATGCAGGGCCAAATGGCGGCCGGGAAATACAACATCGAAGAACACCCCGTACTGCGCGTGCAAACGTCCGTCGGTCTGCAGCCCATCGAGGGTAGGTTGTTCCAGGCCGGGGCTGTCGGCAAGGCGCAGGCGCTGCGAATTGTAGCGCACGCCAATGGCTGGTCCTACCTGCAGCTTCACGCGGTTGCGCGGTTTGGCAACCACGTTGCTGCTGCCCGGCTGGCGCGCGGCCGAGCACTCGCGGTTATACCGTTGCACAAGGTTGGCCAGCGCTGTTTCGGTGAAGGCCGTTTTGGGCAGGGCGGCCACCACGGCGGGGCAGTCGAGGAAATACACCTCCAGCTGGCCGCGGTAGTTGTTGGCGTCCACCACCTTCACCACGCCGCCTAGGTTTTGGCGGTACTTGCGCGGGGCCAGCTCGAGGTAAGGTTGCTGCTCGCGCTTTACAAAGTAGTGCTTCACGTTGCCGTCCTCAATCAGCAGCAGCGAGGCCGCGCCGGTTACCAGCACGTCGGCCAGCACCGTATCGGGCCGTTGCTCAATGCGGAGCTGCTCGGGCATGCGCTTCAGGTCCGACGTCACGGTGTAGTCGATGGGCAGCACCTCGCGCCGCAGCAGACGCCCGCTCCCTAGGTGCACGCCGCGCAGCTGCCGCGCCAGGTAGGGGGCAGGCGGCGTTTGGGCGTGGGGCCGAAAGCGAATTTCCTTGGGCGGCGCCGACCAGTAGTTGTTTTCTACCTCGCCGCGGAGCGTGTCGCCAGCCGTTAGAATAAGGTAACCGGGCTCAAACACCTGGGCCGATGCCGACCGGGCACTGAGCATTAAACCGGATAACAATGCAATCGAACAAGTAAAAATTCGCATGCCAAAACGTAGCGGGTTCATAATCGGGTAAAGCTAAGCCCCAAGCCCGACGGTTGCCGCCGTCCGCGCCCACCCAGTGCCAAAAATACCCGCGCCGGCTGGGCCTAAACGACTTCGGCCCGCGGCAGCCAAAGCAACCGCGGGCCGAACCGACCTAGGGGCACCCGGCTCTACAGCCGCTTCGTGAGCAGCAGTCCGCCGTACGAATAGCCGTTGGCGTTCAGGCCCTGCATCGGCACCACCGAAAAGCCGTTGCGGTTCTTTTTGTGCAGCTGCGGCACCAAAATGCCCGAGGCCGCGCCCACGGCGTAGCCCACCAAGTTGTCCGACAAAAAGTGCTTGCCCGCTTTCAAGCGCAGGTAGCCCACGGCGGCGGGCACGGCCGCTGCCGCCGCCCACACGTAGGGCCGCGCCGCCGACTCCGGGTGGAAGTCGTGGAATACCTTGGCCACGAAAAACGTGTTGGTGGCAGTGGCCGCGGTGTGGCCCGCAAAAAACGAGTTGGTGGAGTTGTTGTTGCCGCGCTGGCTGATGGTCAGCTCGGGGTTGGTGCTGTAAGCCAGCGGGCGGCTGCGCGGCACCGCGGCCGTAGCCACCGTAAACAGCGCCCCCGTTACCGAAAGCGTTTCGAGGTACAGCACGCCCACCTGCCCGGCCTTGGAGCGCACGTCGCCGTCGGCCAGGGCCAGCACCAGCGGCGCCGCAAACGAGGCGTAGAACGGGTAGTCGCTGATGCGTTTGGCCGTGGGGTCGTAGTTGCCGGCCGCAAACCGGTCGAAGCGGTTCACGTCGTCGCGGCGCAGGGCGGCCACTTCTTCGTCGGTCAGGCCCTCGTCTTGGCGGCCTTGGTTAAAAGCCACGCCCGTGGTCACGAGCAGCGCCCCGATAACGGGGCCATCGACGGCGAGGCGGGTTTGGTAGGGCGAGCGGCTTTGGGCCGAAGCCAAGGTGGGCAGCACGGCGCTCAGCAGCAGGGCCGCGCGTATCAATAAGGTCTTCATCAGAGAAAAGCAGAAAGCGGTTGCTGCCTCAAACGCAAGCTCGGCCGTTGGGTTGGTGGCGGGCCGCGCCCAAGGTGCCAGGCGGCCCCTGCCGGGTTCAGCACCTAGGGCGCGCTTTCCTGCCCACAAACTGATGTGCTTTCCTGATTTTCGGTAGCTTTGCGCCCCACCTGTGGGTTGCTCTGCCGGGGCTTCTCCGCGGGTTTAGGTTTCACCGAAGCCGGCACTACATCAGCGCAATGCCATATCTGTTTACCTCTGAATCCGTTTCGGAGGGCCACCCCGACAAAGTAGCCGACCAGATTTCCGATGCCATTCTGGACGAATTTCTGCGACAGGACCCCTCCTCCAAAGTTGCCTGCGAAACGCTCGTTACCACGGGCCTGGTAGTCGTAGCCGGCGAAGTAAAATCGAAAGCCTACGTTGATGTGCAAGGCGTGGCCCGCGAGGTTATCCGCCGCATCGGCTACACCAAGGCCGAGTACAAGTTCGAGGCTGAGTCGTGCGGCATTTTGTCGGCCCTGCACGAACAGTCGCCCGATATCAACCAGGGCGTAGAGCGCCAAAACCCCGAAGACCAGGGCGCCGGCGACCAGGGCATGATGTTCGGCTACGCCACGCGCGAAACCGACAACTACATGCCCCTGGCTCTCGACCTCTCGCACCGTTTGCTGCGCGAGCTGTCGGCCATTCGCAAAGAAGGCCGCCAGATGACGTACCTGCGCCCCGATGCGAAGTCGCAGGTAACCATCCGCTACGCCGACGATAACACCCCCGAGGCCATCGATACCATCGTGGTTTCGACGCAGCACGACGACTTCGATACCTCCGAGGAAACCATGCTCCGCCGCATTTCCGACGACGTAAAAGGCATTCTGATTCCGCGCGTGAAGGCCCAGCTCAGCCAGGAGGTGCAGCAGCTCTTCACCGACGACATCACTTACCACATCAACCCCACGGGCAAGTTCGTCATCGGCGGCCCGCACGGCGACTCCGGCCTCACCGGCCGCAAGATCATCGTGGATACCTACGGTGGCAAAGGTGCCCACGGCGGCGGTGCTTTCTCGGGCAAAGACTCCTCGAAAGTTGACCGCTCGGCCGCTTACGCCGCGCGCCACATCGCCAAAAACCTGGTAGCCGCCGGTGTGGCCGATCAGGTGCTGGTGCAGGTGGCCTACGCCATTGGCGTAGCCAAGCCCGTGGGCCTGTACGTGACGACCTACGGCACCACCAAAGCCGTGGGCAGCAACGGCCAGCAACTCACCGACGGCCAGATTGGCGAAAAGGTGCAGCAGCTGTTCGATATGCGCCCGTACGCCATCGTGCAGCGTTTTGGCTTGCAAAACCCCATCTTCGGCGAAACCGCTGCCTACGGCCACATGGGCCGCGAGTCGCAGACCAAGCAGGTAACCCTGCCCAACGGCGAAACCCGCCAGGTAGAAACTTTCACGTGGGAAAAGCTCGACTACGTCGACCAGATCAAGCAGGCTTTTAATCTGTAAGCAACCCTAGGTGCCCCACAACAAAGCGGCCCGCCTCAGCTGAGGCGGGCCGCTTTGTTGTGGGGCACCTAGGGTTTTTAGTGGGCTGTCTGCTTCTCTTTGTGGCGGATCAGCTGCTTTTTGAGCTGCTCAGCGGCCGAGTCGGCGGCTGCTTCGAAGCTGGCCGCATTCTCTTGGCTAAACAGGGTAGTGCCGGGCACGAATAGCTTGATTTCGACAGTTTTATTATCTACGCCGTCGTTGTTGTTCAGGCGCATGATAACCTCGCCTTCCGTAACGCGGTCGTAAAAGGTTTCGAGTTTATCGAGGCGCTTCTGGATGAAGTCGAGCAACTTTTGATCGGCGGTGAAGTGCACCGATTGCATCTGTACTTTCATCGGTCGTGGGGTTTTGGGGTAAGACAAAGGAAAATCAGGCCTTTGGATGGGCCTTTTCAAATACAGCTTTCAATTTGTCGATGCTCAGGTGCGTATACACCTGCGTAGCGGCCAGGTTGGCGTGCCCAAGCAACTCCTTAATGGCGTTCAGGTCGGCGCCTTTGCCCAGCAAATGCGTGGCAAAGGAGTGGCGCAGCACGTGGGGGTGCTGTTGCCCGGGCGCCGAAGTAATTTGCCCTAGGTAGTGCTTTACGGTACGATAAACCAGCTGCGGGTAGAGCGGCTTGCCTTTATCCGTAACGAGTAGGGGAGCGGTGGCGTTGTCTGCCGGGCCAAACTCGCTGGTTTTGCGCGCGATATAATTTTCGATGACGCCGATGAGCGACGGGTTGAGCGGCACTACCCGCTGCTTGTTGCCCTTGCCCGTAACGCGCACCGTGCGCGCGGGCAGGCTTACATCGGCGTGCGCAATGCCGATAAGCTCCGAGAGGCGGATGCCCGTGCCGTAGAGCATTTCCAGCATCAGCTGGTCGCGGATGCCCGCAAACGAGTCCTCGAACTCGAACGAATCGAGCAGCTGGTTCAGCGACTGCTCCGGCACAAAGTCGGGGAGCTTCTTGCTGGTTTTGGGCGGCGTAATGCGCAGCATCGGGTTGCGGCCGATGTGCCCCGTGCGCAGCAAAAACTTGTAGTAGGAGCGTAGGCAGGCAATCTTCCGATTTACGGTGCGCGGGTCGCGCTGCTGCTCCATGAGCGTCACAATCCAGGAGCGAATCAGCGTATGGTCGGCCGCAGTTGCGTCCTGCAGTTCGTACGTGTGCAGCAGGTAGTCCTGAAACTGCCGCAAATCCGTTTGGTACGACAGCACAGTGTGCGGCGAGTAGCGGCGCTCGAAGCGCAGATAATCAAAAAATGCTTCCATAGGGGAAGCCGCAACGGCGGCAACGGCAGAAACCCAATGTAGAAAACCTCAACGATAATCAAAACACAAAAAAACAGCGGGCCTGCCCTAGGTAGGGCAGGCCCGCTGTGAGCTTAAGCGCAGCAAATAACTATGCCGCTGCTAGGCGGTACGGCGCAAAAACTAGTCTTGCGAGCCGTACGTGGCCAGTTTGTAAGCAGCCTTGTCGCGCTGCTTGCGCTTGGTCACCGACGGCTTCTGGAAAAACGTGCGGCGACGCAGTTCTTTCAGCACACCCGTGCGCTCGAATTTTTTCTTGAAACGCTTCAGCGCGCGGTCAACCGACTCGTTTTCCTTGATTTGGACGATGAGCATAAAAAAAGAAAGCGTGGAGTTTCAGAGTTTGAGGGTTGCAAAGGTAACAGCCAAGTCGTTACGATGCAAGCCCCCACGAGGTTCCTCTATTTCAGAATAGTACGGGCAATTACGAGCTTCTGGATTTCAGAAGTGCCCTCGCCGATGGTGCACAGCTTCGAGTCGCGGTAGAACTTTTCGGCCGGGTAGTCCTTCGTGTAGCCGTAGCCCCCGAAAATCTGCACCCCTTCGTTCGCTACGCGCACGCACACCTCCGAAGCGTACAGCTTGGCCATGGCCGACTCGCGGTTCACGTTCAGACCTTGGTCTTTCATATCAGCCGCCCGGTAGGTCAGCAACGAAGCCGCCTCGATTTCCGTCGCCATATCGGCCAGTTTAAAGCTGATACCTTGGAAGTTGCTGATCGGCTGGTTGAACTGCTGACGCTCCTTGGAGTATTGCAGGGCGGCCTCGTAAGCGCCTTGCGCAATACCTAGGGAAAGAGCTGCAATGCTGATACGGCCCCCGTCGAGCACTTTCAGCGCCTGCACAAAACCGTCGCCAACGTTACCAATCACGTTCTCCTTCGGAATGCGGCAGTCGGTGAAAATAAGCTCGGTGGTTTCCGAAGCGCGCATGCCCAGCTTGTCTTCCTTGCGCCCGGCCGCAAAGCCCGGCGTACCCCGCTCGATGATAAATGCCGTCATGCCGTGCGAGTCGCCTACCTCGCCGGTGCGGGCAATTACAACCGCTACGTGGCCACTTTTGCCGTGCGTAATAAAATTTTTGGCGCCATTTAGCACGTAATGGTCGCCGTCGAGCACGGCCGTGGTGCGCATGTTGCCGGCATCCGAACCGGTGTTGGGTTCCGTTAGGCCCCAAGCGCCAATCCACTCGCCCGAGGCAAGCTTGGGCAGGTACTTGCGCTTCTGCTCCTCCGATGCGTGCTGCAAAATGTGGCCGGTGCAGAGCGAGTTGTGGGCCGCCATCGATAAGCCAATGCTCGGGTCAATCTTCGACAACTCGGCAATAGCCGTTACGTACTCGGTGTAGCCAAAACCGGCCCCACCATACTCCTGCGGCACCAGTACGCCCATAAGGCCCAGTTCACCTAGCTTGTGGAAGACCTCAGCCGGAAACTCCTGCGTATCGTCCCACTCGCGCATGAAAGGCTTGATGTGGGTAGCGCCGAAGTCGCGCACCATCTGGGCAATCATTGTCTGGTTTTCGGTAGCTACCAGTTCCATGGAAAAAAATGTTGTGGGAATGATGGGGAGGCAGTGGGGTAAAACAAACGCTCGTTTGGTTAAAGCGAAGGTACGAATTTTGCGTAGCTGAGGACGTTATGAAACACCTTCCGCAGAGTTGCTATTTTGATAGGGGCTCTTTATTCAATTTCTTTGATGGTTTATTGGCACAAATTCGTCAGCGTCTAGCGTTAGTGCCAAAATTGCCAACCCACCAAAGCCAGCTCGCCTTAAGGGCGGTTTTCATGCATCTAATCAAATCATTCCGCCCCTCACGTATTCTGCTATTCTTGTCTTTACTAGCAGTGCTTGGTTCGTGCGCATCCTCGCGCCGTTATCAGCAGAGCATTATGTTTCGCCCCACAAAGCAAGATCTTGCCGATACGCTGATGATTCGGGGTGCTTTGTCACAGGTGCAAGGAACATATCGGATTAAGCCAAATGATTACCTAGAAGTTCGCGTTTTTACCAACGAAGGCGAACGGCTTATTGACCCAAACGGAGAGCTTGGTTTCGGTACCCCGGGAGCCCAGTCAGGGGGTGTTGGTAGTGCTAACCGGCAACAGCGGGTTTTAACTACTCGAGGTGCAGGTGGCGGTGCTGCTCCCGCACCTACCGACTACTTAGTGGGCCCCGACGGAAGAGTTGTATTGCCTGTTGTTGAACCAGTGCGGGTTGCAGGCCTAACCGTACGGCAAGCAGATAGTCTGCTGCAAACTCTGTACGATAAGTTCTACCGAGGGGTGTTTGTGCAAACCCGAGTTACCAACCATCGGGTAGTTGTGCTTGGCACTCCTGGGGGGCAAATTGTGCCCTTAACCAATGAGAACATGAGTGTGATTGAAGTGCTTGCAGCTGTAGGCGGGCCTAATAACGCAGGTGGAGTTGCCTCAGCCATAGGAGGAAAGCTCAATAATATCCGCCTGATCCGGCCCGAGGCCAACGGTAGTTTTAAGAAGGCTCAAGTACAGGTAATCGACCTGACTACAATTGCTGGTATGCGGGAAGCCAACCTGAGGGTGCAGCCGAATGATGTTATATACATCGAACCTGCCCGTCGTTCGGCCTTTATTCAGGGCTTACAAGATGCCGCTCCGCTTATCGGATTGCTCGGCACCATAACAGCCCTCGTCTCAACTTCGGTCTTCGTTATAGATCGTCTCTAATTTTTGCAAGGGTAGCCGTGTTTTTGGCCAAACCCGCTTTTCCGCATGGCAGTAAATAAGGAAGCAGAACTGGAAGAATTAATTCGCGCAAGCGGCGAAGAAACCGACGACGTTGCCGAAAGCAGC
The sequence above is drawn from the Hymenobacter sp. YIM 151858-1 genome and encodes:
- a CDS encoding acyl-CoA dehydrogenase — encoded protein: MELVATENQTMIAQMVRDFGATHIKPFMREWDDTQEFPAEVFHKLGELGLMGVLVPQEYGGAGFGYTEYVTAIAELSKIDPSIGLSMAAHNSLCTGHILQHASEEQKRKYLPKLASGEWIGAWGLTEPNTGSDAGNMRTTAVLDGDHYVLNGAKNFITHGKSGHVAVVIARTGEVGDSHGMTAFIIERGTPGFAAGRKEDKLGMRASETTELIFTDCRIPKENVIGNVGDGFVQALKVLDGGRISIAALSLGIAQGAYEAALQYSKERQQFNQPISNFQGISFKLADMATEIEAASLLTYRAADMKDQGLNVNRESAMAKLYASEVCVRVANEGVQIFGGYGYTKDYPAEKFYRDSKLCTIGEGTSEIQKLVIARTILK
- a CDS encoding polysaccharide biosynthesis/export family protein — translated: MKHLPQSCYFDRGSLFNFFDGLLAQIRQRLALVPKLPTHQSQLALRAVFMHLIKSFRPSRILLFLSLLAVLGSCASSRRYQQSIMFRPTKQDLADTLMIRGALSQVQGTYRIKPNDYLEVRVFTNEGERLIDPNGELGFGTPGAQSGGVGSANRQQRVLTTRGAGGGAAPAPTDYLVGPDGRVVLPVVEPVRVAGLTVRQADSLLQTLYDKFYRGVFVQTRVTNHRVVVLGTPGGQIVPLTNENMSVIEVLAAVGGPNNAGGVASAIGGKLNNIRLIRPEANGSFKKAQVQVIDLTTIAGMREANLRVQPNDVIYIEPARRSAFIQGLQDAAPLIGLLGTITALVSTSVFVIDRL